The following are encoded together in the Dermacoccus nishinomiyaensis genome:
- a CDS encoding amidohydrolase family protein, whose product MNDDVLHLTGCILAGPDDEVGEAWVVDGRITYARPETNLDDAVELDGWFLPGLVDAHCHVGLESHGGVPPERAEEHALADRAAGALLLRDCGSPVDTHWIDERDDLPRIVRAGRHIARTKRYIRNYAHEIEPEDLVAYVRQEARRGDGWVKLVGDWIDRDAGDLTPCWPAEALKPAIDAAHAEGARVTAHCFGEQSLFDFADAGVDCIEHASGLTEESIALFAERDISIVPTLVNLDNFPTFAAAGEAAFPAYAAHMRDLHARRYTTIGAARDAGIRIYAGTDAGGQLPHGLIASEVAEMTNAGMSNSEALATATWGAREWLGHERLTEGAPADIVMLDADPRDDVRVLAAPRHVVLRGRIVE is encoded by the coding sequence ATGAATGACGATGTGCTTCACCTCACCGGCTGCATCCTGGCCGGGCCTGACGATGAGGTGGGGGAGGCCTGGGTCGTCGACGGACGCATCACCTACGCGCGTCCCGAGACGAACCTCGACGACGCCGTCGAGCTCGACGGCTGGTTCCTGCCGGGGCTCGTCGACGCGCACTGCCACGTCGGGCTCGAGTCGCATGGGGGAGTGCCGCCCGAACGCGCCGAAGAGCATGCCCTCGCCGACCGCGCGGCCGGCGCGCTCCTGCTGCGCGACTGCGGCTCACCCGTCGACACGCACTGGATCGACGAACGTGACGACCTGCCCCGCATCGTCCGCGCCGGCCGCCACATCGCCCGCACCAAGCGCTACATCCGCAACTACGCCCACGAGATCGAGCCCGAAGATCTCGTCGCGTACGTGCGCCAGGAGGCGCGCCGCGGTGACGGCTGGGTCAAGCTCGTCGGCGACTGGATCGATCGCGACGCCGGCGACCTCACCCCGTGCTGGCCCGCAGAGGCACTGAAACCCGCCATCGACGCCGCCCACGCCGAGGGCGCGCGCGTCACCGCGCACTGCTTCGGCGAGCAGTCATTGTTCGACTTCGCGGACGCCGGCGTCGACTGCATCGAGCACGCGAGCGGCCTCACCGAGGAATCCATCGCACTGTTCGCCGAGCGCGACATCTCGATCGTCCCGACCCTCGTCAACCTCGACAACTTCCCGACGTTCGCCGCTGCCGGCGAGGCCGCGTTTCCCGCCTACGCTGCGCACATGCGCGACCTGCACGCCCGCCGGTACACCACGATCGGCGCGGCCCGCGACGCCGGCATCCGCATCTACGCCGGCACCGACGCGGGCGGTCAACTGCCGCACGGCCTCATCGCGAGCGAGGTCGCCGAGATGACGAACGCCGGGATGAGCAACAGCGAAGCACTCGCGACGGCGACGTGGGGCGCGCGCGAATGGCTCGGCCACGAACGCCTGACGGAGGGTGCGCCGGCCGACATCGTGATGCTCGACGCTGACCCGCGCGACGACGTGCGCGTCCTCGCCGCGCCGCGCCACGTCGTCCTGCGCGGACGCATCGTCGAGTGA
- a CDS encoding putative quinol monooxygenase — protein MIFIVVKFDVRPDKVDGWMDHVADFTAATRAEAGNLWFEWSRSVEKPNEFVLVEAFQDDAAVAHVSSDHFKAFTSSTAEWLTATPKIVSRQVEGDGWDEMGEISVD, from the coding sequence ATGATCTTCATCGTTGTCAAGTTCGACGTCCGCCCCGACAAGGTCGACGGGTGGATGGACCACGTCGCCGACTTCACCGCGGCCACGCGCGCCGAGGCGGGCAACCTGTGGTTCGAGTGGAGCCGCAGCGTCGAGAAGCCGAACGAGTTCGTGCTCGTCGAGGCGTTCCAGGACGACGCGGCCGTGGCGCACGTCTCCTCGGACCACTTCAAGGCCTTCACGTCGTCGACGGCTGAATGGCTCACGGCCACGCCCAAGATCGTCTCGCGTCAGGTCGAGGGCGACGGCTGGGACGAGATGGGCGAGATCAGCGTCGACTGA
- the ffh gene encoding signal recognition particle protein codes for MFNSLSDRLTATFANLKGKGRLTESDINATIRDIRMALLDADVALPVVKQFTRGVRERALGAEVSQALNPGQQVVKIVNEELVAILGGQTRSIQYAKTGPTVIMLAGLQGSGKTTFAGKLARRLRDEGHFPVLVAADLQRPNAVRQLEVVGERAGVPVFAPERGNEGGHDAVSETGEGTRSHGDPVWVAQAGVAQAKVRQYDVVIVDTAGRLAVDENLMQQAADIREAIQPNEVLFVIDAMIGQAAIETAIAFQDGVDFTGVVLSKLDGDARGGAALSVASVTGRPIMFASTGEGVKDIEVFHPDRMASRILDMGDVLTLIEQAERAFDKRQAAEMARKFMDEEDFTFDDFLQQMSAIKKMGNIKGLLGMMPGMGQMRDQLNSLDEREFDRVEAIVRSMTPFERTHPKQINGSRRARIARGSGVSVSEVNQLLQRFGEAQKMMRQLKRGGGMPGMPGMGAMPGGGGGKKAKSQPKKKGKSGNPAKRAQEEAAAAAKAEAARAAAMENAFGQMNDEPDYSNMKLPKGFEKFLGPGADKD; via the coding sequence GTGTTCAATAGCCTCTCAGACCGCCTGACAGCGACCTTCGCCAACCTCAAGGGCAAGGGGCGTCTCACCGAGTCAGACATCAACGCGACCATCCGTGACATCCGGATGGCGTTGCTCGATGCCGACGTCGCGCTGCCCGTCGTCAAGCAGTTCACGCGGGGGGTGCGTGAGCGTGCGCTCGGTGCGGAGGTCAGCCAGGCGCTGAACCCCGGCCAGCAGGTCGTCAAGATCGTCAACGAGGAGCTCGTCGCGATCCTCGGCGGCCAGACGCGGTCGATCCAGTACGCGAAGACGGGCCCGACCGTCATCATGCTCGCCGGTCTGCAGGGTTCCGGTAAGACGACGTTCGCGGGCAAGCTCGCGCGTCGGCTGCGCGACGAGGGTCACTTCCCGGTGCTCGTCGCCGCCGACCTGCAGCGTCCGAACGCCGTGCGTCAGCTCGAGGTCGTCGGTGAGCGTGCGGGCGTGCCGGTGTTTGCGCCCGAGCGTGGCAACGAGGGTGGCCACGACGCGGTCTCGGAGACGGGCGAGGGCACACGCAGCCACGGCGACCCCGTCTGGGTTGCCCAGGCCGGTGTCGCACAGGCGAAGGTACGCCAGTACGACGTCGTCATTGTCGACACCGCGGGTCGTCTCGCTGTCGACGAGAACCTCATGCAGCAGGCCGCCGACATCCGTGAGGCGATCCAGCCGAACGAGGTGCTCTTCGTCATCGACGCGATGATCGGTCAGGCCGCCATCGAGACGGCGATCGCGTTCCAGGACGGCGTCGACTTCACGGGTGTCGTCCTGTCGAAGCTCGACGGTGACGCCCGCGGTGGTGCCGCCCTCTCGGTGGCCTCGGTGACGGGTCGCCCGATCATGTTCGCCTCGACGGGCGAGGGCGTGAAGGACATCGAGGTCTTCCACCCCGATCGCATGGCGAGCCGCATCCTCGACATGGGTGACGTGCTGACGCTCATCGAGCAGGCGGAGCGCGCGTTCGACAAGCGCCAGGCCGCCGAGATGGCGCGCAAGTTCATGGACGAGGAGGATTTCACGTTCGACGACTTCCTCCAGCAGATGTCGGCCATCAAGAAGATGGGCAACATCAAGGGCCTGCTCGGCATGATGCCGGGCATGGGTCAGATGCGTGACCAGCTCAACTCGCTCGACGAGCGCGAGTTCGACCGTGTCGAGGCCATCGTCCGCTCGATGACGCCGTTCGAACGCACGCACCCGAAGCAGATCAACGGTTCGCGACGCGCGCGCATCGCGCGAGGTTCGGGCGTCTCGGTCTCCGAGGTCAACCAGTTGCTGCAGCGTTTCGGCGAGGCGCAGAAGATGATGCGTCAGCTGAAGCGTGGCGGCGGCATGCCGGGCATGCCGGGCATGGGTGCGATGCCTGGTGGCGGCGGTGGCAAGAAGGCGAAGAGCCAGCCGAAGAAGAAGGGCAAGAGCGGCAACCCCGCCAAGCGTGCGCAGGAAGAGGCGGCCGCAGCGGCCAAGGCCGAAGCGGCGCGTGCGGCCGCGATGGAGAACGCCTTCGGCCAGATGAACGACGAGCCCGACTACTCGAACATGAAGCTGCCGAAGGGCTTCGAGAAGTTCCTCGGCCCGGGGGCGGACAAGGACTAA
- a CDS encoding [protein-PII] uridylyltransferase family protein, whose protein sequence is MSAVSAHYAARLDLARTREFEQPGAGPARRERLAASAHAFMAQAWRDACAATGLPERQSGVALAVVGSQARGDAGPLSDYDLVLLHDGRSVGSKRITELAGALWYPLWDAGVRFDHSVRTLAQCRQAASSDLAAAVGMLDIASVAGDDVLVAGVRQAIAADWRGAARKRLPEVVESLRARHARFGDIATTLDPDLKESGGGLRDLSLVGALTTAWLADPHRASAERARAQLLDVRDALHVVTGRGRERLSLQDQDAVAALLGCSDSDELLTRVVDAARTITYVTDAAVRAAGQSQRARALRVGPRRPSLTSLGHGLHLHDGEVVLGAGRRDGGHLTLLRAAAAAASRGALIGPTTLANLVASCGPLPAPWPREIREGFVGFLASGPGIVDVWEGLDLSGIVDVWLPEWSTVRSRPQRNAIHQFTVDRHSIEAVVIAAGLREHVARPDLLLVTALLHDIGKVAGARDHSAEGAPVTRAICQRMGFDRADCDLVERLVREHLTLVDLATKRDPDDPATVRMLCEAAGSAEGLDLLDALTEADARAAGPQAWTTWRAGLVRDLAARARRRFASGETVAGVPAPAATFEGASSPDRSSPGATAEQRPSEDVATGRVGSPPAVSRPSSRAPAASAQALGETDSVAEGDGVQAQVDAGSPSGIVSADERGSVAAGEVVVEIEPLEGVSGVVTVRIVDVDRLGLFADMAGVLGLRRTSVRSANLRTIDGLAVDTWVVEVPHGDVPRTSDLARSLRTLREGERLPLRALEADARRRAAAGPSRATMPRASAFVVPGASQHATVIEVRAADRLGLLFDVGSAFAAERVSVRSAHIATYAGRSADTFYVTDEQGSPLAPPHAARVIGAVLDAVGTAG, encoded by the coding sequence ATGAGCGCCGTCTCCGCCCACTACGCCGCACGTCTCGACCTCGCGCGCACGCGCGAGTTCGAGCAACCCGGCGCGGGCCCCGCACGTCGGGAGCGGCTCGCGGCGTCGGCCCATGCCTTCATGGCGCAGGCCTGGCGCGATGCGTGTGCGGCGACGGGGCTGCCCGAGCGTCAGAGCGGTGTGGCGCTCGCCGTCGTCGGCTCGCAGGCCCGGGGCGATGCGGGGCCGTTGAGCGATTACGATCTCGTCCTCCTGCACGACGGGCGCAGCGTCGGCTCGAAACGCATCACCGAGCTCGCGGGCGCCCTGTGGTACCCGTTGTGGGATGCAGGGGTGCGCTTCGATCACTCCGTGCGCACGCTGGCGCAGTGCCGCCAGGCCGCGTCGTCAGACCTCGCCGCTGCGGTCGGCATGCTCGACATCGCGTCCGTGGCCGGTGACGACGTCCTCGTCGCCGGGGTACGCCAGGCGATCGCCGCCGACTGGCGCGGTGCCGCGCGCAAGCGGCTGCCGGAGGTCGTCGAGTCGTTGCGGGCGCGGCACGCGCGTTTCGGTGACATCGCGACGACGCTCGATCCGGACCTCAAGGAATCCGGGGGAGGCCTGCGCGACCTCAGCCTCGTCGGCGCGCTGACGACGGCGTGGCTCGCCGACCCTCACCGCGCCAGCGCAGAACGCGCCCGAGCGCAATTGCTCGACGTGCGCGACGCGTTGCACGTCGTCACCGGGCGGGGTCGGGAGCGGCTCAGCCTGCAGGATCAGGACGCCGTGGCGGCGCTGCTCGGGTGCTCCGACAGCGACGAGTTGCTGACGCGCGTCGTCGACGCGGCGCGCACGATCACGTACGTGACGGACGCGGCCGTGCGCGCGGCCGGCCAGTCGCAGCGAGCCCGGGCGTTGCGCGTCGGGCCGCGCCGACCGTCGCTGACGTCGCTCGGGCACGGGTTGCACCTGCACGACGGCGAGGTCGTCCTCGGCGCGGGGCGCCGCGACGGCGGGCACCTGACGTTGCTGCGCGCCGCCGCTGCGGCGGCCTCGCGGGGTGCGCTCATCGGGCCGACGACCCTCGCGAACCTCGTCGCGAGCTGCGGGCCGCTGCCCGCCCCGTGGCCGCGAGAGATCCGGGAGGGTTTCGTGGGGTTCCTCGCGAGCGGGCCCGGCATCGTCGACGTGTGGGAGGGCCTCGATCTGAGCGGCATCGTCGACGTCTGGCTGCCCGAGTGGTCGACGGTGCGTTCGCGCCCGCAACGAAACGCGATCCACCAGTTCACCGTCGACCGACACAGCATCGAGGCCGTCGTCATCGCGGCGGGCCTGCGCGAGCACGTGGCACGGCCCGACCTGCTCCTCGTCACCGCGCTGCTGCACGACATCGGCAAGGTCGCAGGCGCGCGTGACCACAGCGCGGAGGGCGCACCCGTCACGCGCGCGATCTGCCAGCGCATGGGCTTCGATCGCGCCGACTGCGACCTCGTCGAACGTCTCGTGCGCGAACACCTCACGCTCGTCGATCTGGCGACGAAACGCGACCCCGACGACCCTGCGACCGTCAGGATGCTCTGCGAGGCGGCCGGCAGCGCCGAAGGCCTCGACCTGCTCGACGCGCTGACGGAGGCCGACGCGCGAGCAGCGGGACCACAGGCATGGACGACGTGGCGCGCCGGCCTCGTGCGCGACCTCGCCGCGCGAGCACGCAGGCGTTTCGCGTCGGGGGAGACGGTCGCAGGCGTGCCCGCACCTGCCGCGACCTTCGAGGGTGCCTCGTCCCCCGACAGGTCATCGCCCGGGGCGACGGCCGAGCAGCGGCCGTCCGAGGACGTGGCGACCGGACGCGTCGGTTCTCCTCCTGCGGTCTCTCGACCCTCAAGTCGCGCCCCCGCGGCGTCAGCCCAGGCCCTGGGCGAGACCGATTCGGTCGCGGAAGGCGACGGGGTGCAGGCGCAGGTCGACGCTGGCAGCCCGTCGGGCATCGTGAGCGCGGACGAGCGGGGAAGCGTCGCGGCGGGGGAGGTGGTCGTCGAGATCGAGCCGCTGGAGGGCGTGAGCGGCGTTGTGACCGTCCGCATCGTCGACGTCGACCGGCTCGGCCTCTTCGCCGACATGGCGGGCGTGCTCGGGCTGCGACGCACGTCCGTGCGGTCGGCGAACCTGCGGACGATCGACGGCCTCGCCGTCGACACGTGGGTCGTCGAGGTGCCGCACGGCGACGTGCCGCGCACGAGCGACCTGGCGCGGTCGCTGCGAACGTTGCGCGAGGGCGAGCGCCTGCCGCTGCGTGCCCTCGAGGCGGACGCGCGCCGTCGCGCCGCCGCGGGGCCGTCACGCGCGACGATGCCGCGGGCGTCCGCGTTCGTCGTCCCGGGTGCATCGCAGCACGCGACCGTCATCGAGGTGCGCGCCGCCGACCGTCTCGGATTGTTGTTCGACGTGGGGTCGGCATTCGCCGCCGAGCGGGTCTCCGTGCGCTCCGCGCACATCGCGACATATGCGGGACGCAGCGCCGACACCTTCTACGTCACGGACGAGCAGGGCTCGCCGCTGGCGCCACCGCACGCGGCGCGCGTCATTGGCGCCGTGCTCGACGCCGTCGGCACCGCCGGCTGA
- the aceA gene encoding isocitrate lyase yields MTGENIQARAAEIQKDWDTNERWKNVKRDYSAEDVVRLQGSIQEEFTLAKHGAENLWEKLHTEDFVNALGALTGNQAVQQVKAGLKAIYLSGWQVAGDANLAAQTYPDQSLYPANSVPQVVRRINNALMRADQIEFSEGIKSVDEWLVPIVADAEAGFGGPLNAYELMKSMIAAGAAGVHWEDQLASEKKCGHLGGKVLIPTKQHVRTLNAARLATDVSNTPTVVIARTDAEAATLITSDVDERDQQFLTGERTNEGFYKVKNGIEPCIERAKAYAPYADLIWMETGTPDLELAKKFAESVKAEFPDQMLAYNCSPSFNWKKHLDDDTIAKFQRELGAMGFKFQFITLAGFHALNYSMFDLAHGYAREQMKAYVELQEREFASESRGYTATRHQREVGTGYFDLVATTLNPESSTTALKESTESAQF; encoded by the coding sequence ATGACTGGCGAGAACATCCAGGCACGCGCCGCCGAGATCCAGAAGGACTGGGACACCAACGAGCGCTGGAAGAACGTCAAGCGTGACTACAGCGCTGAGGACGTCGTCCGTCTCCAGGGCAGCATCCAGGAGGAGTTCACCCTCGCCAAGCACGGCGCCGAGAACCTCTGGGAGAAGCTGCACACCGAGGACTTCGTCAACGCCCTCGGCGCGCTGACGGGCAACCAGGCCGTCCAGCAGGTCAAGGCCGGCCTCAAGGCCATCTACCTGTCCGGTTGGCAGGTCGCCGGTGACGCGAACCTCGCCGCCCAGACGTACCCGGACCAGTCGCTCTACCCGGCCAACTCGGTGCCGCAGGTCGTCCGCCGCATCAACAACGCCCTGATGCGCGCCGACCAGATCGAGTTCTCCGAGGGCATCAAGAGCGTCGATGAGTGGCTCGTGCCGATCGTCGCCGACGCCGAGGCCGGCTTCGGTGGCCCGCTCAACGCGTACGAGCTCATGAAGTCGATGATCGCCGCCGGCGCCGCCGGCGTGCACTGGGAGGACCAGCTGGCCTCCGAGAAGAAGTGCGGCCACCTCGGTGGCAAGGTGCTCATCCCGACGAAGCAGCACGTTCGTACGCTGAACGCCGCCCGCCTCGCCACCGACGTGTCGAACACGCCGACCGTCGTCATCGCCCGTACGGACGCCGAGGCCGCGACGCTCATCACGTCCGACGTCGACGAGCGCGACCAGCAGTTCCTCACCGGCGAGCGCACGAACGAGGGCTTCTACAAGGTCAAGAACGGCATCGAGCCCTGCATCGAGCGTGCGAAGGCCTACGCGCCCTACGCCGACCTCATCTGGATGGAGACGGGCACGCCCGACCTCGAGCTCGCGAAGAAGTTCGCCGAGTCCGTCAAGGCCGAGTTCCCCGACCAGATGCTGGCGTACAACTGCTCGCCGTCGTTCAACTGGAAGAAGCACCTCGACGACGACACGATCGCCAAGTTCCAGCGCGAGCTGGGCGCGATGGGCTTCAAGTTCCAGTTCATCACCCTCGCCGGCTTCCACGCTCTCAACTACTCGATGTTCGACCTGGCCCACGGCTACGCCCGCGAGCAGATGAAGGCGTACGTCGAGCTGCAGGAGCGCGAGTTCGCCTCCGAGAGCCGCGGCTACACGGCCACGCGTCACCAGCGCGAGGTCGGCACGGGCTACTTCGACCTGGTCGCCACGACGCTCAACCCGGAGTCGTCGACGACCGCGCTGAAGGAGTCGACGGAGAGCGCTCAGTTCTGA
- a CDS encoding P-II family nitrogen regulator codes for MKLVTAIIKPFKLDDVKEALEAFGIAGMTVSEVSGYGRQRGHSEVYRGAEYSVDFVPKLRIEVVIDDADAPAVVDAVVRAAQTGRIGDGKVWTVPVDDIVRVRTGETGAAAV; via the coding sequence ATGAAACTCGTCACCGCCATCATCAAGCCGTTCAAGCTCGACGACGTCAAGGAAGCCCTCGAGGCCTTTGGCATCGCCGGGATGACGGTGAGCGAGGTCAGCGGCTACGGCCGCCAGCGCGGCCACAGCGAGGTTTACCGCGGCGCCGAGTACAGCGTCGACTTCGTGCCGAAGCTGCGCATCGAGGTCGTCATCGACGACGCCGACGCGCCCGCCGTCGTCGACGCCGTCGTGCGTGCCGCTCAGACGGGACGCATCGGTGACGGCAAGGTGTGGACCGTTCCCGTCGACGACATCGTGCGCGTGCGCACCGGCGAGACCGGCGCTGCCGCGGTCTGA
- the aceB gene encoding malate synthase A yields MSSSPTVRGQLHPRFEEILTPGALAFLGRLDGAFAGRRAELLAQRRDLSRRINTGTDLDFDPATQSVRDDASWQVAPAAPGLLDRRVELVSPVTRSMTQHAMESNASTWLADLEDATSPTWFNMIEGQIVLADAVREYRAHPERKRPTLIMRPRAWHLCEKHLTVDGRPISATLVDFGLFFFHNAQTLIDAGFGPYFYLPKIESAAEARLWNDVFVEAQDALGIERGTIRASILIETLPAAFAMEEILYELREHAAGLNAGRWDYIFSYVRTFAHRGDEYVLPDRERITMTTPFMREFTELLVATSHKRGTHAIAAPAANNPTLQDDDMRHRVLNVVHTEKEREAEEGFDGSWVAHPAMVDTVLSAFTHVLGNKLDQIDVKRPQRFDAAALVSLEGTMQTTSLQGVRHNVSVALQYLAAWIDGKGAVAIGNFMEDAATVEICRAQLWQWLHHSTQLAEGPQVTRELLGRVIDEEMTKLKRTADADESERLDEAREVLERSALTDELPGFFSNYAYVRFLLDEGLRMPRSIDSDDLRQSEKVDEVA; encoded by the coding sequence ATGAGCTCTTCCCCCACCGTCCGCGGTCAGCTGCACCCTCGGTTCGAGGAGATCCTGACGCCCGGCGCCCTCGCCTTCCTTGGCCGGCTCGACGGAGCGTTCGCCGGGCGTCGCGCCGAACTACTCGCTCAGCGTCGCGACCTGTCACGCCGCATCAACACGGGCACCGACCTCGACTTCGACCCCGCGACGCAGTCCGTGCGTGACGACGCGTCGTGGCAGGTCGCGCCCGCCGCGCCGGGGCTGCTCGATCGCCGCGTCGAGCTCGTCTCCCCCGTCACGCGCTCGATGACGCAGCACGCGATGGAGTCGAACGCCTCGACGTGGCTCGCGGACCTCGAGGACGCGACGTCACCGACGTGGTTCAACATGATCGAGGGCCAGATCGTGCTCGCCGACGCGGTGCGCGAGTACCGCGCGCACCCGGAGCGCAAGCGTCCAACGCTCATCATGCGCCCGCGCGCCTGGCACCTGTGCGAGAAGCACCTGACGGTCGACGGCCGCCCGATCTCGGCGACGCTCGTCGACTTCGGCCTGTTCTTCTTCCACAACGCGCAGACTCTCATCGACGCCGGGTTCGGCCCGTACTTCTACCTGCCGAAGATCGAGTCGGCGGCCGAGGCGCGCCTGTGGAACGACGTCTTCGTCGAGGCTCAGGACGCCCTCGGCATCGAGCGCGGCACGATCCGTGCGAGCATCCTCATCGAGACGCTGCCCGCCGCGTTCGCGATGGAGGAGATCCTCTACGAACTGCGCGAGCATGCCGCCGGTCTCAACGCGGGCCGCTGGGACTACATCTTCAGCTACGTGCGTACCTTCGCCCACCGCGGCGACGAGTACGTCCTGCCCGACCGCGAGCGCATCACGATGACGACGCCGTTCATGCGCGAGTTCACCGAACTGCTGGTCGCGACTTCGCACAAGCGCGGCACGCACGCGATCGCCGCGCCCGCCGCGAACAACCCGACGCTGCAGGACGACGACATGCGTCACCGCGTCCTCAACGTCGTCCACACCGAGAAGGAGCGCGAGGCCGAGGAGGGTTTCGACGGTTCGTGGGTCGCCCACCCCGCGATGGTCGACACGGTGCTGTCCGCCTTCACCCACGTCCTCGGCAACAAGCTCGACCAGATCGACGTCAAGCGCCCGCAGCGCTTCGACGCGGCGGCCCTCGTCAGCCTCGAGGGCACGATGCAGACGACGAGCCTGCAGGGCGTGCGCCACAACGTCAGCGTCGCGCTGCAGTACCTCGCGGCGTGGATCGACGGCAAGGGCGCCGTCGCCATCGGCAACTTCATGGAGGATGCGGCGACCGTCGAGATCTGCCGCGCCCAGCTATGGCAGTGGCTGCACCACTCGACGCAGCTCGCCGAGGGCCCGCAGGTGACGCGGGAGCTGCTCGGGCGCGTCATCGACGAGGAGATGACCAAGCTCAAGCGCACCGCCGACGCCGACGAGTCCGAGCGCCTCGACGAGGCCCGCGAGGTGCTCGAACGCAGCGCGCTCACCGACGAGCTGCCCGGATTCTTCTCCAACTACGCCTACGTCCGCTTCCTGCTCGACGAGGGGCTGCGCATGCCGCGCAGCATCGACTCCGACGACCTTCGTCAGTCGGAGAAGGTCGACGAGGTCGCCTGA
- a CDS encoding GNAT family N-acetyltransferase: MSSAEFLHADGERVSVSVARRADIEPYRRAMTRSAARIGSWNPVNPGDLVHHLAAQSEKHRTFLIRAHDDVRAPHDTAGLVGCVNVSNVVQGRFMSATMGYNAFDPYVGRGLFREGLALVVDIALRPTPSGMGLHRVEANVRTANATSAGVLRSLGFRRERTVRRMLWLADGPSGANAWRDHDSYAITREEWPARAYAEHDSPAGVIVLDDAISELVAVALARELTAVALFGLPYAAALDVAAYAGAPIVWCAGSSAERALVDLTARGVRAARPDDVTAAQLRKLNDSPHDARAFVQQALNLRPRLS; encoded by the coding sequence ATGAGCAGCGCCGAATTCCTCCACGCCGACGGCGAACGTGTCAGCGTCAGCGTTGCCCGGCGAGCCGACATCGAGCCCTACCGACGCGCGATGACGCGCTCCGCGGCACGCATCGGCTCGTGGAACCCCGTCAATCCGGGCGATCTCGTCCACCACCTCGCGGCGCAATCCGAGAAGCACCGCACCTTCCTCATCCGCGCCCATGACGACGTGCGCGCCCCGCACGACACGGCCGGTCTCGTCGGCTGCGTCAACGTGTCGAACGTCGTGCAGGGGCGGTTCATGAGCGCGACGATGGGGTACAACGCATTCGACCCGTACGTCGGGCGGGGGCTGTTCCGCGAAGGTCTCGCGCTCGTCGTCGACATCGCTCTGCGCCCCACCCCGTCGGGCATGGGCCTGCACCGCGTCGAGGCGAACGTGCGCACGGCCAACGCGACGTCGGCGGGCGTCCTGCGGTCGCTCGGTTTCAGACGCGAACGCACCGTCCGCCGCATGTTGTGGCTCGCCGACGGCCCGTCGGGCGCCAACGCCTGGCGCGATCACGACTCCTACGCGATCACCCGCGAAGAATGGCCGGCACGCGCCTACGCCGAGCATGACTCTCCGGCCGGCGTCATCGTCCTCGACGACGCGATCAGTGAACTGGTCGCCGTTGCGCTGGCGCGTGAGCTGACGGCGGTGGCCCTGTTCGGACTGCCTTACGCGGCGGCCCTCGACGTCGCTGCGTACGCCGGTGCGCCGATCGTGTGGTGCGCGGGTTCCTCAGCTGAGCGCGCCCTCGTCGATCTGACGGCTCGCGGCGTGCGCGCCGCGCGGCCCGATGACGTCACTGCCGCGCAACTGCGGAAACTCAACGACAGTCCCCACGATGCGCGAGCCTTCGTCCAGCAGGCGCTGAACTTGCGTCCGCGTCTCAGCTGA